The following proteins come from a genomic window of Acidobacteriota bacterium:
- a CDS encoding efflux RND transporter periplasmic adaptor subunit: MKLRYLLWAGVALAVVALVWSLRPQPTTVDVARVERGPLQVFLAEEGETRVRHRYEVTAPVDGRLRRVLLEAGDSVVAEETVVATLEPAAPTPLDARARAEARAELRAAQAELEEQQAQRERVASELAFARDERERYARLVADQVVSQERYEEVELEAQRVTLSARAAEHAVASARSRVAAARARLGFDRRSADEGIVEIRSPITGVVLRRHRESAATVRAGEPLLDLGDASDLELVADFLSSEAVRIRPGQEVVIEDWGGDQPLVGRVQRVEPSAFLKISALGVEEQRVNVVVDLSGSTEDRRGLADGFRVQVKVVVWEQDNVLTVPTGALVRRGEEWSVFVVADGESQRRIATLGQRTADRAEVLTGLEEGEEVILYPGATINDGVAVAPQSS, from the coding sequence ATGAAACTTCGTTATCTCCTGTGGGCCGGGGTGGCGCTGGCGGTGGTCGCCCTGGTCTGGAGTCTGCGACCCCAGCCGACAACGGTCGACGTCGCCCGCGTCGAACGCGGGCCCCTTCAGGTGTTCTTGGCGGAAGAGGGCGAAACCCGGGTGCGTCACCGCTACGAGGTCACGGCGCCGGTGGATGGTCGTCTGCGCCGGGTCTTGCTGGAAGCCGGCGATTCGGTGGTGGCCGAGGAGACGGTGGTGGCGACTCTCGAACCGGCGGCGCCGACACCGCTCGACGCCCGGGCTCGCGCCGAAGCCCGCGCCGAGCTGCGGGCCGCCCAGGCGGAGCTCGAGGAACAGCAGGCTCAGCGCGAGCGGGTCGCCTCGGAGCTCGCCTTCGCGCGCGACGAGCGGGAGCGCTACGCACGCCTGGTCGCCGATCAGGTGGTCTCCCAAGAACGCTACGAAGAGGTCGAGCTGGAGGCCCAGAGGGTAACCCTCTCGGCGCGCGCCGCCGAGCACGCCGTCGCCAGCGCCCGCTCCCGAGTCGCCGCCGCGCGCGCCCGTCTCGGCTTCGATCGCCGCTCGGCCGATGAGGGGATTGTCGAGATTCGCTCGCCGATCACCGGTGTGGTCCTCCGCCGCCATCGCGAAAGCGCCGCCACCGTCCGCGCCGGCGAGCCTCTGCTCGATCTCGGCGATGCCTCCGACCTCGAGCTGGTGGCGGACTTCCTGTCCAGTGAAGCGGTGCGGATTCGGCCCGGTCAGGAGGTGGTGATCGAAGACTGGGGCGGCGATCAGCCCCTCGTCGGGCGGGTGCAGCGGGTCGAGCCCTCGGCCTTCCTCAAGATCTCCGCCCTCGGGGTCGAAGAGCAGCGCGTCAACGTGGTCGTCGACCTGTCCGGCTCCACCGAGGACCGCCGCGGCCTCGCCGACGGCTTTCGGGTGCAGGTGAAGGTCGTGGTCTGGGAGCAGGACAACGTTCTGACGGTCCCCACCGGTGCCCTGGTGCGGCGCGGTGAGGAGTGGAGTGTCTTCGTCGTCGCGGACGGCGAAAGCCAGCGCCGAATCGCCACCCTCGGCCAGCGAACCGCCGACCGCGCCGAGGTTCTCACCGGCCTGGAGGAGGGTGAGGAGGTCATTCTCTACCCGGGGGCGACGATCAACGACGGCGTCGCCGTCGCGCCTCAGAGCTCCTGA
- the glgP gene encoding alpha-glucan family phosphorylase has protein sequence MSQPFRIPTVPAADVELPEEVSKLYDLAYNLWWTWSPKAWRLFAHIDRWAWEKYRNPVEMLLNVTASDWQSLIASDSFMSEFRDTVADFEDYMGERNGTWYDSQGPQEPIAYFSMEYGLHQSLAIYSGGLGVLSGDHNKSASDLGLPLVAVGLLYRCGYFRQTIDPEGRQQHFYPEYDFSRLPLRLAAGQTRREVRVTVPLADREVTVRVWVAQVGRVPLLLLDTDVPENPTALRPITNNLYVRGREMRLVQETVLGLGGVAALAALGISPGVWHVNEGHCALLQLERLRRLEKDGVGPLREALTELARNTVFTTHTPVPAGNETFDRGLARRYLEPFDGLFGMTTEDLLDLGQSGRVGDDAFNLTALGLRTSGYANAVSRLNAEVTNDMWRHLRRAGDQSEVEIRPITNGVHAPTWVGREMRDVLRRHLGETWQDRLLQEPAVAEVALRELSDATLWRARQAQKERLVHFARSRWREQLARHGCAPAELDGVSDRLDRETLLIGFARRFATYKRARLIFRDLERLRALLWHRERPVTLLFAGKAHPADIPGQRLIEEIFRLGQSPEFRGRVFFLEDYDMRVGQNLVQGTDVWLNTPRRPMEASGTSGQKAAMNGVPNLSILDGWWPEGWDGSNGWAIDSGAVGGSDEENDARDATALYATLEEVAERYYDRTAEGYSPRWLAMVRNSIATVSAQFSSDRMVRDYAVEAYLPALRARIDSPVS, from the coding sequence ATGTCCCAGCCATTTCGAATTCCGACCGTGCCGGCAGCCGACGTCGAGCTTCCGGAGGAAGTCTCCAAGCTTTACGACCTGGCCTACAACCTCTGGTGGACCTGGAGCCCGAAAGCCTGGAGGCTGTTCGCCCACATCGATCGCTGGGCCTGGGAGAAGTACCGGAATCCGGTCGAGATGCTGCTCAATGTCACCGCCTCCGACTGGCAGAGCCTGATCGCCAGCGACTCTTTCATGAGCGAGTTTCGAGACACGGTGGCGGACTTCGAGGACTACATGGGAGAGCGCAACGGCACCTGGTATGACTCTCAAGGGCCACAGGAACCGATCGCCTATTTCTCGATGGAGTATGGGCTGCATCAGTCGCTGGCGATCTATTCCGGTGGTCTCGGGGTGCTTTCCGGTGACCACAACAAGAGCGCCAGCGATCTCGGCCTACCGCTGGTGGCGGTGGGATTGCTCTACCGCTGCGGCTATTTTCGTCAGACCATCGATCCCGAAGGCCGCCAGCAGCACTTCTATCCCGAGTACGACTTCTCCCGCTTGCCGCTCCGGCTGGCCGCCGGCCAGACCCGCCGCGAGGTTCGGGTCACGGTGCCGCTGGCGGACCGCGAGGTGACGGTGCGAGTTTGGGTCGCCCAGGTCGGTCGAGTGCCGTTGCTGCTGCTCGATACGGATGTCCCCGAGAATCCGACGGCGCTGCGCCCGATCACCAACAATCTCTATGTCCGGGGGCGCGAGATGCGCCTGGTGCAAGAGACCGTGCTGGGGCTCGGGGGGGTGGCGGCCCTGGCGGCCCTCGGCATCTCCCCCGGAGTCTGGCACGTCAACGAGGGCCACTGTGCTCTCCTCCAGCTCGAGCGCCTGCGCCGGCTGGAGAAGGACGGCGTGGGGCCGCTGCGGGAAGCTCTCACGGAGCTGGCGCGCAACACCGTGTTCACAACCCACACACCGGTACCGGCCGGCAATGAGACCTTCGATCGCGGCCTGGCGCGGCGCTACCTCGAGCCCTTCGACGGGCTTTTCGGAATGACGACGGAGGACCTCCTCGACCTCGGCCAGAGCGGTCGTGTCGGCGACGATGCCTTCAATCTCACCGCCCTCGGCTTGCGCACCAGCGGCTACGCCAACGCGGTGAGTCGCCTGAACGCCGAGGTGACCAACGACATGTGGCGCCATCTGCGGCGCGCCGGTGATCAGTCCGAGGTCGAGATTCGGCCGATCACCAATGGTGTCCATGCACCCACCTGGGTCGGGCGCGAGATGCGTGACGTGTTGCGCCGGCACCTCGGGGAGACCTGGCAAGATCGCTTACTGCAGGAACCGGCGGTGGCCGAGGTCGCCCTGCGCGAGCTGTCCGACGCCACCCTTTGGCGGGCGCGGCAGGCGCAGAAGGAGCGCCTGGTGCACTTCGCCCGCAGCCGCTGGCGGGAGCAGCTTGCCCGCCACGGCTGCGCTCCAGCGGAGCTCGACGGGGTTTCCGACCGGCTCGATCGGGAAACTCTGCTGATCGGCTTCGCGCGCCGCTTCGCCACCTACAAGCGAGCCCGCCTGATCTTCCGCGACCTGGAGCGCTTGCGGGCCCTCCTCTGGCACCGGGAGCGCCCGGTGACCCTGCTCTTCGCCGGCAAGGCCCATCCTGCCGACATTCCAGGTCAGCGGTTGATCGAGGAGATCTTCCGCCTCGGTCAATCGCCCGAGTTTCGCGGCCGAGTGTTCTTTCTCGAGGACTACGACATGCGCGTTGGCCAGAACCTGGTGCAGGGCACCGATGTCTGGCTGAATACTCCTCGGCGGCCGATGGAAGCGAGCGGCACCAGCGGCCAGAAGGCCGCCATGAACGGGGTCCCGAACCTGTCGATTCTCGATGGCTGGTGGCCCGAGGGCTGGGACGGTAGTAACGGTTGGGCGATCGACTCGGGGGCCGTCGGGGGGAGCGACGAAGAGAACGACGCGCGCGACGCGACCGCCCTTTACGCCACCCTCGAGGAGGTGGCGGAGCGCTACTACGATCGCACCGCGGAGGGCTACTCGCCGCGCTGGCTCGCCATGGTTCGAAACTCGATTGCGACGGTCAGCGCGCAATTCTCGAGCGATCGGATGGTGCGGGACTACGCCGTCGAAGCCTACTTGCCGGCGCTGCGAGCCCGCATCGATTCGCCGGTCTCCTGA
- a CDS encoding ABC transporter permease gives MRALDRKMLRDLWSLKAQALAIALVVGAGIAMMVAYGSTFHTLEGARQLYYDQTRFADVFGQAKRVPQRVANQLAAIDGVQQVDTRVVAEVNLDVVDFDEPVVGRLISLPLPGEPALNRVFLRRGFWPDPARPRETVVSEAFASAHRLVLGDSLAAVINGRYRRLDIVGIGLSPEYVYSQPAGALLPDDQRFGVLWMGRQALATAFDLDGAFNDVALQLTADASLPAVLADTDRVLEPYGGLGAIPRSLQSSNWFVENELSELSSFATIQPIIFLSVAAFLLNIVFARLLSLQRPQIAALKALGYGNLALALHYGAMAIAVGLVGAVLGIFGGHRLGLGMTALYSDYFRFPRFVFEMPSLLLWTALLVSVGAAAFGAFSAVRRAVRIPPAEALRPEPPVAYRRGWIERLGLKKALPPEARMVLRHLARRPLRTSLAVLGLALSVAILVLGSSFFDALDEVIRLEFETARRHDATMTFFEDRSTAVVHAADRLPGVLRAEPFRTVPVRLRHGARSRQLAITGLPAVGELQRQVDIGAGPQPPPVEGLSLSAKLAEVLAIAPGQRLTVEVLTGRRTSAEVPVTAVVEEVMGLSAIMELGALQQLLGEEEALSGIHLSFDRRAGNQLFREVKALPTVASLALTSAAVESFRNTLAENLGVMIFFNILFGSVIATGVVYNTARVTLSELQRDLASLRILGFTRREISAILLGELAAITFLALPVGALLGFALTAMTLTMFDNELMRLPLAIEPSTFGGAMIIVLVAATVSALLVRRRLRRLDLVATLKTRE, from the coding sequence GTGAGGGCCCTCGACCGCAAGATGCTGCGTGACCTCTGGAGCCTCAAGGCCCAGGCCCTCGCCATCGCCCTGGTGGTGGGAGCCGGCATCGCCATGATGGTGGCCTACGGCAGCACCTTCCATACCCTCGAAGGCGCCCGTCAGCTCTACTACGATCAGACCCGATTCGCCGACGTCTTCGGCCAGGCGAAGCGGGTTCCGCAGCGGGTGGCGAACCAGCTCGCCGCCATCGACGGCGTACAGCAGGTGGATACGCGAGTGGTTGCGGAGGTCAATCTCGACGTCGTCGACTTCGACGAGCCGGTCGTCGGCCGTCTGATCTCCCTGCCCCTCCCCGGCGAGCCGGCCCTCAACCGGGTTTTCCTGCGCCGCGGTTTCTGGCCCGATCCGGCGCGACCCCGGGAGACGGTGGTCAGCGAGGCCTTCGCCAGCGCCCATCGCCTGGTCCTCGGCGACTCCCTGGCAGCGGTGATCAACGGTCGCTACCGGCGCCTCGACATCGTCGGAATCGGTCTCTCGCCGGAGTATGTCTACAGCCAACCGGCTGGGGCGCTGCTGCCCGACGATCAGCGCTTTGGAGTCCTCTGGATGGGGCGCCAAGCCCTCGCCACCGCCTTCGACCTCGATGGTGCCTTCAACGATGTCGCCCTCCAGCTCACCGCCGATGCCTCGCTGCCGGCGGTGCTGGCGGACACCGACCGGGTGCTCGAGCCCTACGGCGGACTAGGAGCCATTCCCCGCTCCCTCCAGAGCTCGAACTGGTTCGTCGAGAACGAGCTCTCCGAGCTGTCCTCCTTCGCCACCATCCAGCCGATCATCTTCCTCTCGGTGGCGGCCTTTCTGCTCAATATCGTCTTCGCTCGCCTGCTCTCACTGCAGCGTCCCCAGATTGCCGCCCTCAAGGCCCTCGGCTATGGCAACTTGGCGCTGGCCCTCCACTACGGCGCCATGGCGATCGCCGTCGGCCTGGTCGGCGCCGTCCTCGGGATCTTCGGTGGCCATCGCTTGGGGCTCGGCATGACCGCCCTCTACAGCGACTATTTCCGCTTCCCCCGCTTCGTCTTCGAGATGCCGTCGCTGCTCCTCTGGACGGCCCTCCTGGTGAGCGTCGGTGCCGCCGCCTTCGGCGCCTTCTCGGCGGTTCGCCGTGCGGTCCGAATCCCGCCGGCGGAAGCCCTGCGGCCGGAGCCGCCGGTGGCCTATCGGCGCGGTTGGATCGAGCGCCTCGGGCTCAAAAAGGCGCTGCCGCCGGAGGCCCGCATGGTGTTGAGGCATCTGGCGCGGCGCCCCCTCCGCACTTCCCTGGCGGTCCTCGGTCTGGCCCTCTCGGTGGCCATTCTGGTGCTCGGATCGTCCTTCTTCGACGCCCTCGACGAGGTCATCCGGCTGGAGTTCGAGACCGCTCGCCGGCACGATGCCACCATGACCTTCTTCGAGGATCGATCGACCGCCGTCGTGCATGCCGCCGATCGCCTGCCGGGGGTCCTGCGGGCCGAACCTTTCCGCACCGTCCCGGTCCGCCTGCGCCACGGCGCCCGCAGTCGTCAGCTCGCCATCACCGGCCTGCCGGCGGTCGGTGAGCTACAGCGTCAGGTCGACATCGGCGCCGGTCCGCAGCCACCCCCGGTCGAGGGGCTTTCCCTGAGCGCCAAGCTCGCCGAGGTCCTCGCCATCGCGCCCGGCCAGCGGCTGACGGTCGAGGTTCTCACCGGCCGGCGGACCAGCGCCGAGGTGCCGGTGACGGCGGTCGTCGAAGAGGTCATGGGCCTCTCCGCGATCATGGAGCTGGGCGCTCTGCAGCAGCTCCTCGGCGAGGAAGAGGCCCTCTCGGGAATCCACCTGAGCTTCGACCGACGCGCCGGCAATCAGCTCTTCCGCGAAGTCAAGGCGCTGCCGACGGTGGCCTCCCTGGCCCTCACCAGCGCCGCCGTCGAGAGCTTCCGAAACACCCTCGCCGAGAACCTCGGCGTGATGATCTTCTTCAATATCTTGTTCGGTTCCGTCATCGCCACCGGAGTGGTCTACAACACCGCCCGGGTGACCCTCTCGGAGCTGCAACGGGATCTCGCCAGCTTGCGAATCCTGGGGTTCACCCGCCGCGAGATTTCCGCCATTCTCCTCGGAGAGCTCGCCGCCATCACCTTCTTGGCGCTGCCGGTCGGAGCCCTCCTCGGCTTCGCCCTGACAGCGATGACGCTGACCATGTTCGACAACGAGCTCATGCGCTTGCCGCTCGCCATCGAGCCCTCGACCTTCGGCGGGGCGATGATCATCGTCCTGGTGGCGGCGACCGTCTCTGCGCTGCTGGTGCGACGGCGTCTGCGACGGCTCGACCTGGTGGCGACTCTCAAGACCCGCGAATGA
- a CDS encoding cation:proton antiporter — MEHGSTFLADLAIVLVMAAGISVVFRFLRQPVVLGYLLAGVVVGPHLPLHWVSEEGQVEALAEFGVVLVMFSVGLEFSFRRLARVLPAAGLPAVIQMATLAWLGTLIARAFGWSDLESIFLASCLAISSTMVVVRALDEVKVPRASSELALGILVTQDIVAILLIAALTAVVSGSGLETAALASTAGELALFLVALVVVGLLLIPALIRRLAKLGSAEMMVVTVTGIAFGLALLAERMGYSVALGAFIAGALVAEAGQRERIEELVRPLRDLFAAVFFVAIGMAVDPRSLIADLPLGLLVVAAIVIGQLVSVTLGGVLAGRGLAVSVRSGAALGQIGEFSFIIATLGVASGVVRPALYSTIVLAALMTTFTTPISLRFADRIACAIDGVLPPRIRTLLTLYGSWLEALPAGIKRGVHRSRPRRLVAALALDTVVLIALTVVGSLAHRPLGATVAEAVGTAPRWGTVVVIATVVVLSLPFMAGVLRSGRSLGQELAAVALPAKSEGPDLANAPRQAMTVLLGVAVVSLVALLYVMATQPFLPVGWGLVVLAVTATGLGIACWRTSGNLDQHVRAGAQAFAAGLLGRSSSGRPRGAPEISQLLVGLGDLTAHEMQAGSYGIDRTLAEINLRGHTGATVLAVRRAEEVHSLPGGDWTVAPGDLLGLTGSHSAVEAARELLRSGPEP; from the coding sequence ATGGAGCACGGCTCGACATTCCTCGCCGATCTCGCCATCGTCCTGGTGATGGCTGCGGGTATCAGCGTTGTCTTTCGCTTCCTACGCCAGCCGGTGGTCCTCGGCTACCTCCTCGCCGGTGTGGTGGTCGGTCCCCACCTGCCTCTGCATTGGGTTTCGGAAGAAGGTCAGGTCGAGGCCCTCGCCGAGTTCGGAGTCGTGCTGGTGATGTTCTCGGTGGGCCTGGAGTTCAGCTTTCGGCGCCTCGCCCGGGTGCTGCCGGCGGCGGGCCTACCGGCGGTTATTCAGATGGCGACCCTCGCCTGGCTCGGCACCTTGATCGCCCGCGCCTTCGGTTGGTCGGATCTCGAATCGATCTTCTTGGCATCCTGCCTGGCGATCTCCAGCACGATGGTGGTGGTGCGTGCCCTCGACGAGGTGAAGGTGCCGCGTGCCTCTTCGGAGCTCGCCCTAGGTATTCTGGTGACCCAGGACATCGTCGCCATCCTGCTGATTGCGGCGCTCACCGCCGTGGTCTCCGGCAGCGGGCTCGAGACCGCGGCTCTGGCATCGACGGCGGGGGAGCTGGCGCTTTTCTTGGTGGCCCTGGTGGTGGTGGGGCTGTTGCTCATTCCGGCCTTGATTCGGCGCCTCGCCAAGCTGGGGAGTGCCGAGATGATGGTGGTCACCGTCACCGGCATCGCCTTCGGCCTGGCGCTGCTCGCCGAGCGCATGGGCTACTCGGTGGCCCTCGGTGCCTTCATCGCCGGTGCGCTGGTCGCCGAGGCCGGCCAGCGGGAGCGCATCGAAGAGCTGGTGCGGCCGTTGCGCGATCTCTTTGCGGCGGTCTTCTTCGTCGCCATCGGCATGGCCGTCGATCCGCGCTCACTGATCGCCGACCTGCCCCTCGGGCTGCTGGTGGTGGCGGCGATCGTCATCGGCCAGCTGGTGAGCGTGACCTTGGGTGGCGTCCTGGCAGGCCGGGGGTTGGCCGTCTCGGTGCGGTCCGGAGCCGCTCTCGGTCAGATCGGCGAGTTCTCCTTCATCATCGCGACCCTCGGCGTCGCCTCCGGGGTGGTGCGGCCAGCGCTGTACTCGACGATCGTCCTCGCCGCCCTGATGACCACCTTCACGACCCCCATCTCGCTGCGCTTCGCGGATCGCATTGCTTGCGCCATCGACGGTGTCCTGCCACCTCGAATCCGCACCCTCTTGACCCTCTATGGTTCCTGGCTGGAGGCTCTCCCGGCCGGCATCAAGCGGGGCGTCCACCGTTCGCGGCCACGTCGCCTGGTGGCCGCCCTGGCCCTCGATACGGTGGTCCTGATCGCCTTGACGGTGGTGGGCAGCCTGGCCCATCGGCCGCTGGGAGCCACCGTCGCCGAGGCCGTCGGCACGGCACCCAGGTGGGGCACCGTGGTGGTGATCGCGACGGTGGTGGTGCTGTCTCTGCCCTTCATGGCGGGAGTTCTGCGCTCGGGCCGTTCCCTCGGCCAAGAGCTCGCCGCCGTGGCTTTGCCGGCGAAGAGCGAGGGTCCCGATCTCGCCAACGCGCCGCGCCAAGCGATGACCGTCCTGCTGGGAGTGGCGGTGGTGTCCCTCGTCGCCCTGCTCTATGTGATGGCGACGCAGCCGTTCCTGCCGGTGGGATGGGGGCTGGTCGTGCTGGCGGTCACCGCCACCGGCCTAGGGATCGCCTGCTGGCGGACCTCGGGCAATCTCGACCAGCACGTGCGGGCGGGAGCCCAAGCCTTCGCCGCCGGCCTGCTCGGGAGGAGCTCCTCCGGCCGCCCCCGGGGAGCGCCGGAGATTTCCCAGCTCCTGGTCGGGCTCGGAGATCTGACGGCCCACGAGATGCAAGCCGGCAGCTACGGCATCGATCGCACCCTCGCCGAGATCAACCTGCGTGGTCACACCGGGGCCACCGTCTTGGCGGTGCGCCGCGCGGAAGAGGTCCACAGCCTGCCCGGTGGGGACTGGACCGTCGCACCCGGCGATCTGCTCGGCCTCACCGGCTCCCACAGCGCCGTCGAAGCGGCCCGCGAGCTGCTGCGGTCGGGACCCGAACCTTGA
- a CDS encoding ABC transporter ATP-binding protein, whose protein sequence is MIQSSPRESLFEARGLSKIYRMGEVEVVALAQVDLDLTESEYIVLLGPSGSGKSTLLNILGGLDVPTSGSVRFRTLRLDGADEAERTRYRREHVGFVFQFYNLIPSLTAEENVELVTDIAVDPMAPAEALRLVGLEDRRDHFPAQLSGGEQQRVAIARAIAKRPQVLLCDEPTGALDIATGILVLEAIDRIHRELGTTVAVITHNAAIGQIADRVIRLADGRIVGIDRNPHRALPGDLEW, encoded by the coding sequence ATGATCCAAAGCTCACCCAGGGAGTCCCTCTTCGAAGCTCGCGGCCTGTCCAAGATTTACCGCATGGGCGAGGTCGAGGTGGTCGCCTTGGCGCAGGTCGACCTCGATCTCACGGAGTCCGAGTACATCGTCCTCTTGGGACCGTCCGGCAGCGGCAAATCGACCCTCCTCAACATCCTCGGTGGCCTCGATGTACCGACCTCCGGTAGCGTGCGATTCCGCACCCTACGGCTCGACGGTGCCGACGAGGCGGAGCGCACCCGCTATCGTCGCGAGCACGTCGGTTTCGTCTTCCAGTTCTACAACTTGATCCCGAGTTTGACCGCGGAGGAGAACGTCGAGCTGGTGACGGACATCGCCGTCGATCCGATGGCTCCCGCCGAGGCCTTGCGTCTGGTCGGCCTCGAAGATCGCCGCGACCACTTCCCGGCCCAGCTCTCCGGTGGCGAGCAGCAGCGCGTCGCGATCGCCCGGGCGATCGCCAAGCGGCCCCAGGTGCTGCTCTGCGACGAGCCCACGGGAGCCCTCGACATCGCCACCGGAATTCTGGTCCTCGAAGCCATCGACCGGATTCATCGCGAGCTCGGCACCACCGTCGCCGTGATTACCCACAACGCCGCCATCGGTCAGATCGCCGACCGCGTCATTCGCCTCGCCGACGGTCGCATCGTCGGGATCGACCGCAATCCTCACCGGGCACTGCCCGGTGACCTCGAGTGGTGA
- a CDS encoding tyrosine-type recombinase/integrase, with translation MRLTKRAIDQLKPPEKEEIHFDESLSGFGLRCRPSGSKAFLIQYRDASGRTRKYTLGRYGHLTPTQARQLARDHLARIAQGANPAEERKQGREGLTVSELAEVYMERHARPKKKPSSIQSDERLLRLVIIPSLGRLKVAAVTRGDVAKMHDKHRGTPTQANRAASLAGKMFALAERWGYRADGSNPARNIDRYKEEPRKRYLTGEETSRLAEALKEAEGSNSEHPSAILCIRLLLLTGARRGEILGLRWDEVDLPGNRLRLQDSKTGAKDIQLNAPTLELLTNAARVDGNPFVCWGNTPEGPFIGIDKSWRRIRSAAELEDVRLHDLRHSYAAAAVGAGMSLPVIGGLLGHKTPATTKRYAHLESDVLQRAASQIGAEVAARMRGTEAEIVPFEKEASRKRSHG, from the coding sequence ATGAGGCTCACCAAGCGAGCGATTGACCAACTAAAACCTCCGGAGAAGGAAGAGATCCACTTCGACGAGAGCCTCAGCGGGTTTGGCCTGCGCTGTAGGCCGAGCGGCAGCAAGGCGTTCTTGATCCAGTACAGAGATGCGAGCGGTAGGACTCGCAAATACACCTTGGGCCGGTACGGCCATTTGACTCCGACTCAGGCGCGCCAACTGGCCCGGGACCATCTCGCCAGGATCGCTCAAGGGGCCAATCCCGCCGAGGAGCGCAAGCAAGGCCGCGAAGGGCTCACCGTCTCGGAGCTTGCCGAAGTCTATATGGAGCGCCACGCCCGGCCTAAGAAGAAGCCGAGTTCGATTCAGTCCGATGAGCGGCTCTTGCGATTGGTCATCATTCCGTCTCTCGGCCGGCTCAAAGTGGCTGCTGTTACGCGGGGCGATGTCGCGAAGATGCACGACAAGCACCGAGGAACACCAACTCAAGCGAACCGCGCCGCTTCCTTGGCCGGAAAAATGTTTGCCCTTGCTGAGAGGTGGGGCTATCGGGCTGATGGCTCGAACCCGGCCCGGAACATCGACCGGTACAAGGAGGAGCCGCGAAAGCGCTACCTCACGGGCGAAGAAACCTCACGACTAGCCGAAGCCCTCAAAGAGGCGGAAGGCTCCAACTCTGAGCACCCAAGCGCCATCCTGTGCATTCGCCTCCTGCTTCTGACAGGGGCTCGGCGGGGAGAAATTCTCGGCCTTCGCTGGGATGAGGTAGACCTTCCCGGAAATCGGCTTCGACTTCAGGACAGCAAGACAGGGGCGAAGGATATTCAGCTTAACGCACCCACCTTGGAGCTTCTGACAAACGCCGCACGAGTCGATGGGAATCCCTTTGTTTGCTGGGGTAACACTCCGGAGGGTCCCTTCATCGGGATCGACAAGAGCTGGCGGCGAATCCGCTCGGCCGCGGAGCTAGAGGACGTGAGGCTTCACGACCTGCGCCACAGCTACGCGGCAGCCGCCGTCGGGGCGGGCATGTCGCTTCCTGTAATTGGCGGTCTACTCGGGCACAAGACGCCCGCGACTACCAAACGGTACGCCCACTTAGAGAGCGATGTCCTACAGCGCGCGGCGAGCCAAATCGGCGCGGAGGTCGCGGCGAGAATGCGGGGCACAGAGGCCGAAATAGTCCCCTTTGAGAAAGAGGCCAGTCGGAAGCGTTCTCATGGCTGA